The DNA region GCTTGCCGCAATCGAGCAATTGCGCCGTGCGCGGGTTGCGGTCGATGCTGACGAGGTCGAGCGCCGCGTACAGGCGCGCGATCTCGCCCGCATCGGCCGCAGGCGCAGCTTCGGCCGGCGGCAGCGCATCATTCGCCGATGAGAGGTTCAGTGCGCGCAAATCTTCGGCGCGGCACATCAGCGTCAGCGATGCCTTACGATCGTGCTGGTCGAGAGCATTCCTGTCGAGAGCAGTCATGGCTCTGTTCTCCTATCTCGGGTTGGTGATCACCGAACCGAGTGAAGCAGAGCCGGCCTCAACAGCTTGCGGCGGACCTCAGGCCCGGCGATCGCCCTTGAGAAATCCCTGATCCATTACCCAGTTCGTTGCGCCCGCAGAGCCGTTCGTCGCGAAACGACGATCAGGCGCGCAGGTCGTGCTTCTAGGTCGAGGGCCCATGGTCCTTAACATTGGTTGGTACTGATGATCCTCGGCGGCGCCGAAGATACCCCTGCCGGTATGCCTCCCCTTCGCGCTTGTCAACCCGGAAAACGGCAAGGCAGCGAGGGAATTCGCGGCCGAGATTTTCCTGGAAACGGCCTGCGAGCGCCTGCCATTCCCGCTCCGGCTTGGACGGCGCCGGCAATCGGGTTTCCCCGGGCGGGCATTCGGACTATAGGATCGCGATCGGTCGACGGCACGGGATCAACGCCAGGGCATGAACAAGAAGATGGGTGCCAAGAACGAGCCGCTGGCGACGCAGCATGTGCTCCGCGACAAGCGCGGCCTCGTCAATAGGGTCCGCAGGCTGCGCGGCCAGGTCGATGCGATCGAACGCGCCCTCGACGGCGAAGCGAGCTGCTCCGACCTGCTGCAGCGCATCACGGCGGCGCGCGGAGCGATCAATGGGCTCATGGCGGAAGTGCTCGAGGAGCATGTGCGCGAATACCTCATCGAGACCAAGGACAATGATGCGCCGTCACGCGCGGATGCGGCCGAGGAATTGATCGAGATCATCCATTCCTACCTGACCTGAGCGCGTCGACCCCGTGGTGCGCGGCAGTGCCGACCATGGCTGCAATCCCGACCTGCACACAACTGTCATCTGTCTGACATATTGAGAAGCGATGGGATGCGCCGGCTTGCGCCTCATCGGCGCGGCCTTCGCCTCCAATGCCGGGGACCCACATGCAAGCGAGCGCAAGACCGATAGGGACGTCCGAGCCGTAGAGATGAACGATCTTGCCAATTCCGCGATCGGCCTCGCCTGCGCCTTCTTTCTCGGCACGCTGATCGGGGCGGAGCGCCAATACCGGCAGAGGACCGCGGGCCTGCGTACCAATGTGCTCGTGGCGCTCGGCGCTTCCGCCTTCGTCGATATGGGGATGCGGCTCATCGGCAAGCCTGGTGCCGTCCAGGTCGTTTCCTATGTGGTCTCAGGCGTCGGCTTCCTCGGCGCCGGCGTCATCATGAAGGAGGGCCTCAATATCCGCGGCCTGAATACGGCGGCAACGCTGTGGTGCTCCGCGGCCGTCGGCGCATTGTCCGGTGCCGCGCTCCCCGGCGAAGCCGCGCTCCTGACCATAGCGGTGCTTGCCGGCAATACGCTTCTGCGCCCGCTGATCAATGTGATCAATCGCGCCCCGATCGACGAGCGGCGCTCCGAGGCGACCTATGAGGTGCGCGTGCACACCGAGGCGAGCAGCGTCGTCGGCGCACGCGACCTGCTTGTGGCGGCGCTCGAGGCTGCCAACTATCCGGTCGGGGATGTCGAGGTCGAGGAGCGCGGCGAAGAGGATGTGGAAGTCGTCGCGACCTTGATCAGCACGGCCGTCGAGCCGGCCGAGATCGAAGCCGTCATCGCGACGCTGAAGGCGCAGGCCCCGATCCGGGATGCGAGCTGGACGGTGCGGACCACCGATTAGGGTCGAGATCGTCATCGCTTGCGGCATCACGCCGGGTTCGCGTCTCGACAAACCCGCATTCCTTGAGCGTCAAGGCGATCCCCTCATGCTGGTAACCTTAAGGCGCTTTCAAACAAACCCGCAAAGTTTCATTTCTCTCTCTTGTATCAAGAGCCGCAGCCTTTGCATGCAACGCCGCGGAACGACAATTTTCCTTAACGTGTAGCAAAAAAATAGGCCAACAAAAACACGCACTGCTCAAGGGTTTAACTTATAGATTTACTGAGTATTAAGCCGGCTCCAACAGTGCTGAGGGCGAGCGCGGGGATTGGTGTTGGAGTGTCACGATGAGGCAACCCTTCAGCTGGCTGCTGCGAAGCGTCCGCCGATTTTACCGCAACCGAGCGGGCAATATCGCGATGATGACCGCATTCGCCATCGTTCCCCTGGTCTCGGCCGTCGGGGTCACGATCGACTATTCACGTTTCGTGAATGCCCGCACCAAGGCGGACGGCGCCGCCGATGCGGCGACGCTCCAAGCCCTGTCAAAGAATGCGCAGCCCTTCGTCAACACCCCGACGCAAAGCCAGGTGGCGCAATTCTTCAACACCATGACGTCGACGATCCCGGGGCTTACGATCACGTCAACCAATGTCAGCGTCACGCCGAGCGTCACCAACATGGCCGTGACCCTCACCTATTCGGGCACGGTCCAGACGGCATTCGGCGGCATACTCGGTGTCAATTCGGTCGCGATCGGAGGGACCTCGACGGCCCAGGTCAACGCCCCGCCCTATGTCAATTTCTATCTCCTGCTCGACAATTCCCCCTCCATGGGATTGGGCGCCACGGACGCGGACATCAATAATCTGATCACGCTGACGGCCAATCAAACCTCGACTGTGTCGCCCAATGTGAAATCGGGAAGCATCCCCCGCGCGAACTGTGCCTTCGCCTGCCACCAGCACACCTTCGACAGCAGCGGGAACATCACGGGCGACGATCTGAACGACAACTACCATATCGCCAAGAAGAATGGCGTGACGCTGCGTATCGACGTGCTGCGAACCGCAACTCAGCAGTTGACGCAGACCGCCACAGCTAACACGATACAACCCAACCAGTTCAGCATGGGCGTCTACACCTTCAGCGACACCTTCCAGACCGTCGCCCCATTGTCGTCCAACATGCCGACCGTGGCGAGCAACGCCGCCGCCATCGATCTGGCCTACGCCTATTGGGATGCGCGCGACGCGCAGACGTCATTTGACACGGCCTTGACCTACATGAACGGGATCATGCCGAATCCGGGCTCGGGGACGAGCGCCGCCTTCCCGCAGGAATTCGTGTTCCTGGTGACCGATGGCGTTGAGGACGAGCCGGTCAGCGGCGCTTCGGGCTCAGGCGATCCTGCGGATAAACCAACCCATTACTTGCCGCTGAACAATCAGCCCAATCTGGCGAACTCGCAAACCGGGAACGTCAATTCGAAGCGCTTGATCGACATGATCAAATCGAGCCCAGGAGGTGTATGCGACACCATCAAGAGCCGCGGCATCAAGATTGCGGTTCTCTATACCCCCTATCTGCCGGTAACCAGCAACGCCTTCTACAATAAATGGATCGGGCCCTATAACAGCTCGCCCGTCAATCCCAACAACATCAGCGACCCCGCCAACAATGAAATCGGCAAGGCCCTCCGGGCCTGTGCGTCACCAGGCTTCTATTTCCAGGTCACGCCGACACAGGGCATCAGCCAGGCGATGCAGCAAATGTTCGTGGCGGCCATCCAGTGGGTGCAGTTGACCAATTGAGAGTGCCACCCCGTCGCGAGAGGCGAGGCTCGACGCGGCGGCGTTCATGCGGCGCCGCCGTGCCAGTCCTGCCAGGTGTTGGGCGCCTCCTCCGTGGCCGGGTTCAGGCGCGAATGACAAGCGTGTCGAGCACCCGGCTCAGATCGTCCTGGTGCTCGAGATCCCACAGACAAGCAAGTGCCCGCGCGACCTTGTCCTCCTGCAAGCGCTTCGCCACGTTCTTGCGGAACTTCGCCTCGAAATCCGCTCGCTGCATCGGCATCCCCCGAAAGCCCGGAAGGGCCTCGACCTGGCAGGAGATCGTCGGGCCGCCGCTCAGGGTGGCACTGACCCTGTTCGGAAGGGCTTTCGGCGACAAGGCGGTCAGAGCGTCATCCGGCTTGACGGTGATCTTGCGCATGAGCGCGCGGACTTTGGGGTCGCGGATCGCGCTCGGAGAGTAGCTGTCATTGGTGATGTCGCCGTCGAGCATGGCACGCGCGACGATGAAGGGCAGGCTATGGTCCGCCGTCTCCTTCGTTTCGGGTGCCCATTTTTCGGGCTCCTTGCCCGCCGTCAGATAGGCGAACTTCGTCGTCGCGATCTCGATCGATGCGATCTGATCCAAATCTCCTGCCTCCTTCGCGACCCTTACGGCCGCCGGTATGGCGGTGAGCGCCCCGCCTTGGGCAGGGTATAATTTGATGCCGCAGTCCTTGATGCGGAAGCTCCCTGACCGGCCACCGAACTGATCCGTGTCGAGCTCGAAGGGCCCCGACACTTGCTTGAAGACGCCCGCATTGCCCTCGAAGATCGGGGACGGGCCTGTCATGCCGCGGCGCGCCAGGAGAGCCGCGAAGACGCCATTGCGGGCCGCATCCGCGTCGGCGATGCCTTTCCAGTCGGACAGCACCTGCATGCGCGTCTGATTCATGGCGATATGACCGTTGATCGCGAGATTGACCGCCTCGACCAGCTGCGCCGGCGCGAGCCGCATCAGCTTGCCGGCAGCGAGCGCTGAGGCCGGCAAGCTGTAGATCGGGTGGTCCCAGCCACGGCTCGTGAGTTCCGCGGCGTCCATCAAACGGCAATCGATCTCGTAAGCAATGACCATGGCCAGGATCAGGTCGCGTCCGTTGCAGCCTTCGGCCTCGGCCACCGCCAGGCAGGCCGTCATATTGTCGCTCGGATGGCCCGGCTCGCGCCCGACATAGACGTCGTTCATGTCGTAGTAGCGAAAAGCGGCACCATTGGCGAAGGCGGCGAGGTCCGGTGTCGTCCGTCTTGCGGTGCCGATGACGGTGGATACGCCGCCGGAGACGGCGAGGGCGACCTCCC from Rhizobiales bacterium GAS188 includes:
- a CDS encoding DNA-binding transcriptional regulator, FrmR family, translating into MNKKMGAKNEPLATQHVLRDKRGLVNRVRRLRGQVDAIERALDGEASCSDLLQRITAARGAINGLMAEVLEEHVREYLIETKDNDAPSRADAAEELIEIIHSYLT
- a CDS encoding phosphoribosyl-ATP pyrophosphatase, translated to MTALDRNALDQHDRKASLTLMCRAEDLRALNLSSANDALPPAEAAPAADAGEIARLYAALDLVSIDRNPRTAQLLDCGKRKMGQKLIEEASEVAFEGLRNRARGVVRESADLIYHLVVLWRECGVAPDEVWEEMRQRAETLGIAEKLPKRPKD
- a CDS encoding Flp pilus assembly protein TadG gives rise to the protein MRQPFSWLLRSVRRFYRNRAGNIAMMTAFAIVPLVSAVGVTIDYSRFVNARTKADGAADAATLQALSKNAQPFVNTPTQSQVAQFFNTMTSTIPGLTITSTNVSVTPSVTNMAVTLTYSGTVQTAFGGILGVNSVAIGGTSTAQVNAPPYVNFYLLLDNSPSMGLGATDADINNLITLTANQTSTVSPNVKSGSIPRANCAFACHQHTFDSSGNITGDDLNDNYHIAKKNGVTLRIDVLRTATQQLTQTATANTIQPNQFSMGVYTFSDTFQTVAPLSSNMPTVASNAAAIDLAYAYWDARDAQTSFDTALTYMNGIMPNPGSGTSAAFPQEFVFLVTDGVEDEPVSGASGSGDPADKPTHYLPLNNQPNLANSQTGNVNSKRLIDMIKSSPGGVCDTIKSRGIKIAVLYTPYLPVTSNAFYNKWIGPYNSSPVNPNNISDPANNEIGKALRACASPGFYFQVTPTQGISQAMQQMFVAAIQWVQLTN
- a CDS encoding putative Mg2+ transporter-C (MgtC) family protein, which produces MGCAGLRLIGAAFASNAGDPHASERKTDRDVRAVEMNDLANSAIGLACAFFLGTLIGAERQYRQRTAGLRTNVLVALGASAFVDMGMRLIGKPGAVQVVSYVVSGVGFLGAGVIMKEGLNIRGLNTAATLWCSAAVGALSGAALPGEAALLTIAVLAGNTLLRPLINVINRAPIDERRSEATYEVRVHTEASSVVGARDLLVAALEAANYPVGDVEVEERGEEDVEVVATLISTAVEPAEIEAVIATLKAQAPIRDASWTVRTTD
- a CDS encoding 2-methylcitrate dehydratase encodes the protein MARSIDRRLVLAAIGAAASPAWGQAILAAPAAGGSDQGQQMPKQNIAERLSRYVATIDYKDLDEATIEAAKSHLVDAIGCGIAAHEEAPVRACREVALAVSGGVSTVIGTARRTTPDLAAFANGAAFRYYDMNDVYVGREPGHPSDNMTACLAVAEAEGCNGRDLILAMVIAYEIDCRLMDAAELTSRGWDHPIYSLPASALAAGKLMRLAPAQLVEAVNLAINGHIAMNQTRMQVLSDWKGIADADAARNGVFAALLARRGMTGPSPIFEGNAGVFKQVSGPFELDTDQFGGRSGSFRIKDCGIKLYPAQGGALTAIPAAVRVAKEAGDLDQIASIEIATTKFAYLTAGKEPEKWAPETKETADHSLPFIVARAMLDGDITNDSYSPSAIRDPKVRALMRKITVKPDDALTALSPKALPNRVSATLSGGPTISCQVEALPGFRGMPMQRADFEAKFRKNVAKRLQEDKVARALACLWDLEHQDDLSRVLDTLVIRA